A genomic segment from Mastomys coucha isolate ucsf_1 unplaced genomic scaffold, UCSF_Mcou_1 pScaffold7, whole genome shotgun sequence encodes:
- the LOC116081860 gene encoding putative vomeronasal receptor-like protein 4 → MKLKIVLNISKITIFLLLIGIGSVANASIFVHYICIFIGPGKKSIHLILIHLALTNIIVLFSKAMPMTIVALGLRHFLGDAGCHIIVYLERMSRGLSICTSSLLTVVQAVIMSPRVSWCERFRMRSALHVFLSLFFFWILNSLISMNLLLSITDTVTLQLGKNSEYCYFKKESQQRNNIFLIFMVLRDAVFQGAMGGASGYMVFLLHKHHQHVLYLQNSKILYRTPPELRAAHSILLLMFCFVFFYWTDCVVSLYLSSSLKNDSLTMHFQEFLTIGYAVLSPFMLIHRDGHLAECCHAH, encoded by the coding sequence ATGAAGTTAAAAATAGTTCTGAATATTAGCAAAATAACCATATTTCTTCTTCTGATTGGAATTGGCTCCGTGGCAAATGCTTCCATTTTTgtgcattatatatgtatttttataggcCCTGGAAAGAAGTCTATACACCTTATTCTCATCCACTTGGCTTTGACAAATATTATCGTGCTTTTTTCCAAGGCAATGCCAATGACAATTGTAGCTTTAGGGTTGAGACACTTTCTAGGTGATGCAGGCTGTCACATTATTGTTTATCTAGAAAGGATGTCCCGGGGCCTGTCTATCTGTACCAGCAGTCTCCTCACAGTGGTCCAAGCAGTCATCATGAGCCCCAGAGTCTCCTGGTGCGAAAGGTTCAGAATGAGGTCTGCATtgcatgtgtttctctctctgttcttcttttGGATTCTAAATTCGTTGATCAGCATGAACCTCCTCCTTTCCATCACAGACACAGTTACCTTACAACTGGGCAAGAATAGTGAATATTGTTATTTCAAAAAGGAAAGTCAGCAAAGAAACAACATTTTTCTCATCTTCATGGTCCTGAGAGATGCAGTGTTTCAGGGTGCCATGGGAGGGGCCAGTGGTTACATGGTATTTCTTCTGCACAAACACCACCAGCATGTCCTCTACCTTCAGAACTCCAAGATCCTCTACAGAACTCCCCCTGAGCTGAGAGCTGCCCATAGTATCCTCCTTCtgatgttctgttttgttttcttttattggacagactgtgttgtttctttgtatttatctTCCTCTTTGAAGAATGACTCCTTAACAATGCATTTTCAAGAGTTCCTGACCATTGGTTATGCAGTTCTTAGCCCATTTATGCTGATTCACAGGGATGGACACCTGGCTGAATGTTGCCATGCTCATTAA